The Lathyrus oleraceus cultivar Zhongwan6 chromosome 5, CAAS_Psat_ZW6_1.0, whole genome shotgun sequence genome includes the window TTATAAATAGTAAAACCCCTCGGCTCTCACCTAACAAACCAGTTTTGTAAGGGCGTGTTAGATATGATCTAAGAATCAGtaataattttaattatttgaTGTCAAATAGCCAAACAACAATATATTTGTCTACAATTTCGCTAAGAATGGGCCTTTCTATTCTACAAGGCTTTGTGTAATTGATATACTTATTGTGTGTCCTTTTGTATCAGATACAATACAAACTTTGGATCAACATCATGGTTACTGCACTGCAGGATATTCATCTGTAAGTTCATTCCTTCTCCTAATTAGGTTAAAGTGAAATATCAGTTATAGCCTATATGTGTGTAAGATGTTACCTTGATGAACAATCTTTGTCAGGTGGATCATAAACGGAGCAAGGAGGACGGAGAAAAATACTACAACCAACTATCAAATGAAGAAAGGGCAAAGTTTGATGAAGAGACATTAGTTAACTTGAACAACAACAATAAGACAATTAGAAGAAGCCAGAGTTATGATGAATACTTCCCGGTATGATATGATTATTAAAGAGATTTTATTAAACGTGCTTCTTTTCTTGGAATATGTGGGGGAACATATCTTCTCTCGTGAGATTTTTACTAAAGAGTGTCTGATGGAAATTCTCACCCTTCAATTTCCTTTTAATGACTTTGACAACATCCGGTAAAAATAAGTGGGTGATTGAGATTCACAGGATTATTTTTTCTAAGGAGActatttgtttttaaaatattCACATTGACAAAAAAAATTTATCAACTTTAATTTCAACTATTTGACAAGCTATTATGTCTTAGTTGTGTTTCAAATAGTAGTTGTTATAGAGCTTTAGCCATTAACCAACTAATAGTTTTCTGCAGTTGGATTCTGACAAAACAGAGAATTTTGAAAAAGAGAAACTTCTCAGTGGGTTGGGCAGCAAGTACATCGTGGTATGGTGTGATCTACTTATCTATGAATTtcatatttgatttaaattttTGCGTTGGCATTCATCTAAGTTTTAAAAAACACGATTGCAATATTTATCTTAATTATAATCAGTAAATGACCCTTAACAAAAAAAAGAATACACCAATATACCGACTCACAAGTACAATAGCAACCAAAAAACTAACAACAACGATTGAATATATAGAAATTTAAGTTAGAAGGGATGGGAAGGTCAAATCCAAGAGTTTATATTGGTTCAGCCATTAAACCACATGTGGCCTACATCTGGTTCTCAAGCTTTGAATGAGATTTTCTACTATTATTGCAAGATTACCAATTGTTATGGATTGTTACAATGGTGATAACCCCTTCCCAAAACCCAATCCTAGGGATACTAGGCCTTAAATACATAGAAGATATACCTTACTCTTCTTTCACAAGAAATCAAAGAGATTGAACAAAAAAACTAATTATATGATAGTTTAGATTTAACAAGATGCAGTCTTAGAAAGATCACTAAGAAGATAAAAATTAAGAGACTGGGACTTTTGTGTGAACGAGTGACTGTAAGAACAGTAACTCCGTTCCAAagtaaaaaaaatgaaaaatacaaaatGGAGACCACATAGTATTTGATCACGAAGCCGGTCAATTGTGTTTTAGAGCAGCTGCCGTACCTTTTTGTTTCTTCTCGGCTAACCCCAAAATAGAAATAAGACAGAAAAAACTAGAAATGTCTAGGGAACACAATCCCAGAGTTATCTGCTAACATAGTAAAGTAAATGAAATCCAACAGTGACTTAAATATTGTAGCCACCCCATTAAGAGCCAGACCATGCTTTGCAAACACATTAGCAACTTGAGTTGCCTCCCTATAAATGTGGGAGAAAATAACCTCACCAGTGCGTCGTTCACTACTACATATATCAGCAACAATATTGTAACAATGGTGACTAATCAGGCAGCCATCTTTAATCAGAGATTATAGCCACTGGAGTCTGACTCAATCCAAACACGCTTGAAGCCTCTCGATAACGCGCTAACCTCTTTGGATTGGGCTGAGCTAATTGTACAGGTTCCCAAACTCTCATCAAAGCCTGCCACAAGTTTACTGTCAGAATTTTGAATTGCTCCTCCACAGGCACTGGCAAGCCCACTATCAGTCACAACCCTATCACAATTTACTTTCACACATCCATCCAAAGAATGAGTCCAACTAATGTTATTCAATCTGTTCACTTTAGTAGTCTTCCGAGTATACACGGGGCAGAGTTTGCAAAATTTTCAGCTCACGTCCCCTTGTTTTAACCTGGTACAGAACGGCTGTCCTATTTTTAAGGAGACACTCAAGCTATTCTGAATCGGCAATTCCACTTTGTCTGCAGCAGATTTACAGCCAGCCAGTCTTGCTAGTTAGGCAGATAGAAATCCTTAATCTGATCACAATTTAGTGCATACCATATCCGCAGTAAAGCAGAATAGTCTCTGAATGCGCCGAGTAAAGTTTATGAATCTGCATAACAAACTGAACGGGTCTCGACAACTGCTAAATTTCGCACAACTCGGGTGGTATTAGTGAGTGGGATTTCTCAAGCTTACTACCAAAGAAAACAACGAATTCGTTAAGATCCTTCCAAGACCACACAATGGGAGACTCTCATATGGGGCTGAACAGTACAATTTTGAATGGAAGAATATACTGACTTATTTGAGAATTCCTCATCATTTATTAGCTTCTTAACAACTGCTAGCCGTATTATCATGAAAAGGCGGAACTAATGCTTGGATTATATCGGCAGTACTCAGGCAGCCGCTATTGAAGCATAGGTATATTCCAACAGCACAAGTTGCTCCAGTTGGGGACCCAGGTTCAGTCTAAAATCTAACATCTATACCATTTCCAACTCTCCAATAAAAATTGTCCTGAACCATACCCCAATTTTTACTGATACTTCTCCAAGTCATCACCCAAAGATTATTTCTCTACCTCATTATTTCCATCCCACCTTGTCTAAGGAGACTTGGTTCTTGGATATGGCCAAGTGAAGCCCCAAACCACCGAATCTCATTGGAGTACACACTTTATCCCTAGCCACTAGAAGCATATTATCACCTCACACAAAAGCTCTACACACTCTAGTTTTGTGTTTGCTGACTTTTTAACTGAGCAGCTGCCAAACAAATCTGAACTGTGGTTAAGAAGATGAATTTGTTCCATATTTGCCTTAGCAAAAAGGAGCTAGTCATCGGCAAAAGCAAGACACAACAACTTTGGAGCACCCCTTGCAATTTAGATAGGGTTCTATAATTTACTCCATAATCAAGTTGATTGCCTGGAAAAGCTTCCccaaacaaacaaaaaatatataagACAAAGTTGGGTCTCCTTGGCCAATCCCTCTGGATGGATGGAGTGCACTCTTCGAGGGCCTCTCCATTCCAAAGAAGACACAAAGTAGAGTAGGAGAGGAAATGCAACTAACGACGACCTCCTCTAACTTCTGAGGATACTCAATATCTTGCCGGATTTCTTTGACAAAGCTCCACTTCAGCCAATCATAAGCTTTCTCAAGGTCATTCAATATAATCATCCACCCCTCGCTACCTTAGTTTTTATACACAGGATGTAGAACATTTTGAGCAAAAATTATGTTATAGATAGCATGTCTCTATGAAACAAAACTACTTTGACAAGGGCTAACAACATTATTAATCCCCAATCTGTACTTATCCGCAAAGACTTCAGTGATTGTTTACTAACTCAATTCTACAAAGCCGATTTGTAGGGTGAGAATTTCTtccacttataaacacatgttcaagtcatatattgtccgatgtgacACCCTCTCATGTCATGTCTAGGACTGGACATCTGAAGCATGAAAATAAATAGTGGATGGCCCGATAGTGGAAAGTTCATAACAGATGGTCCACCTGATCTTAaaccagactctgataccatgttaagaaatgTGATTGGATCTAACTCAATCCTACAAAGCCGGTTTTGTAGATATGAGTTAGGCCCAATCACAATTCTTAACCACTCTAAAATTCTAGATGGAACAAGCTGGATCAACTTCAAAAATAAAGAAAACCAAAGTCTCTTTCAGCAAAGTTTACTAATTTACAAGAATATAACCTATATTCAAGTAGTACGGTCTAATTTACTATATTATCTCCTAAATTATACCACCTAAAGCTAACTACCCACTGAAATTTTAGAATTTTAGGGTTGTCTTTAAGTTTTCGGAGTCCTTCCTTTATACGTTAGTCACGATTTAACTTTAACAAAATAAATATGGTCTTATTTTGCCACGGCTTAACCGTAATAAATATTTTATGAGATCCTATTTAGCTATGTTTTAACCGTGTCAAATTTTGATCTCTGTTTGGTAATCCGTATTGCACACCCTCAAATTCGGTAGTTTGTGATGCACATTCTCAAAGACGACTCGACTCGGTACTTATTAGTAAACTATAACATATTTAAAGACTATTACACAGGGCACATGTTTCAATTGACAGTAAAAATTACAAAATTAcaaaattttgcaaaaaataTACACTCTAAAGTTTCACAAATCACGGAAATGTGATTTTGCGGAATTTATTGTAAATCCAAATCTATACCAAGATCCTAAAATAACTTTTACTTGTACATTACTTCATATTTTCACATGCTTCATATCTTCCATATAATCCTCAATTGCACATGGAGCACGTAATTCATTCTCTAAAGCATCCCTATAGAGGGAACGGTCATTGTAGAGGGACGTGTTAGATATGTGAAAGCATATGGTTTGCTTCATTAGGACACATTTATGTTAGCTTGTGTCTCACATTTTGGTTGGATTAGGAACTTGATGTTGACTTACATTTTTATAATAACTTTTTCGTCAAAGTGGAAGATTCCTTAAGATATTCAGAAAGCTTACATGATTATCTTGTGTTTATTTTGATATATTTCACTTTTTCTTATATTTGAGAAATGTCTTATATGTTAGATAACAGTATTGGTAGCTGCTAAAGGAGCACATAAGTTACCTAACATCAATGGAGCTGAAGATTTAAAGAAAGTTTTACAAAAGCTTAAATCCCTTATCTCAAGCAAATATTTATTTGTAAGTTAATTAAAAGAAACATTCATCCAGTATATTCTATTAGGGTCAATTCTTCAATTAACACAGCATTACTATATTCTTGAATTTCTTACAGGCTGGTGAGGTGTTATGGAGTCCACAGGAAGAGGATGAGATCCTTTCAGATCGAAAACTACTTAAAGACTACCCTCAGTTGGCTAAGTCTATGAAAATCTTTCTAGATAAGAAACATGAATAAAACAAGTGGATAATGTTTGTCTATAATTTTTGTATTATTTTTGCTCTAACAATTGGATTTATCTATGTTAAAAAAAAACAGTTGATTTTGAAGTTTTAAATGTTGAGGCACAGGCAGGCCAACTTTATATTGATATGAGTTGAACCAACTTGGATATTTTAAGCAAAAGTTGTATGTTAAAACTTTATGGATGGAGCTGGAAGTGGGAGAACTCGCTAAAATGGCCATTCCGATTTTTCATATAGATTAATCATTAACAAAAACCAATGAATACTTCTTATCCATGAGGGAGATGATATTGTCCGCAACACGCCTCACTTGCCCAACATGGGAAATTATGAAAAGTGGCATATCTTGGTAAGAGACTTGCCCAACATGGGAAATTATGAAAAGTGACATATCTTGGTACGAGATAATGTAGAAAAAGGAGTTACGGGAGTAATTCACGCCTCTTTGAAAAATATGGATTCAACAGTCCACTATCATTACTAGGGGGCAATTGCTATTTTTGAAAAATCCTAAATTCAAGTCCATAGACTTCTATAAATATCTCATTCTTAGGGTTGAGAAGATATTCTGAATTCAACACGAAATACTCCTAAGATATAAAGCGTCTCACCCTTGTGAGCTTGCCCTTTCCACACTGAAAACACCTCCAAAACAAGGGCTCTCACCACCGTGAACTTACCTTAACACCCAAAAACACTAAAGCCTTTGGTAATCCCTACAAATTTAGGGATGCTACGCTGTTGTACTTTTTTAGCAAGTATAGTGGCGTCCACCGTGGGATCCTGATAAAATAAACCTGGGTCACACCTATCATTATCACCACCACATTCCCTTGAAAATGGTTAAGAAGGATCCAAGCTCTGTGGTTAACACCATCGCTGGAGGTTTCGTCGGCGGAGGAAATTCAAGCTCCTCCTAGAGGAAATAGGCCAAACAGGTGTTGATTGCGAACGTAATATCATCAGGCCTCTCAAAAGCCACACAGAGAGGACCAGAGGCCATAATCGTTTTCTCTAACATTATACCCTCATGACAATGACTCATAGTCATCACTGTGCAATACGATAATTGGGATATTAAGCGAGTCTTGATAGTGTCGCTATGCAAAAAATACAGATTCACCatcatattttatttatttcaaaggAAAGGAAAATATCAAGAAAACCCCAAAAGAATGGTCATCGCAAGCATGGCCAGattcagaagtcggttatgcaaggggaatgtattagcacccctcacatccatcgtactcgatgggaacCATCTAGATTGTCTTTCACTTGAATGAGTGTTACTATCTTACTATTTATTTGCTAGAGGTTTACAGAGTGAAAGTACattttttattagtgtgctcaccAAAGATTTGGGGCCTCGTGCCTACATATGctcacttgttgaagtgagaaatcagagcctcgtagttcgtggtaaaaagtggttgtttgttggttgattttaccttgaaaaaggATTTTCAGAATGATGCCCTAAGACGCAAAATACAATTTGATGAATTGATGTTGTTTTAGGTTTTTGTGAAAAGGTGgttgatttgaattgcactacTACACGGAGCACGCAATCCTAGTCGTATTTTATTACTTTTTTGAGAATTTGATTGAAAAAGAGTCGTTTGACGATGGATTAAGGgtttgtttattatttttaaatatgaTGACGATTCTAGCTCCTAAGGTTGACTAACAAGTAACAACAAAACAAAGGAAAGTGGGAAAAAAAGTACACCAAAGTGGGGAGagagatacatgaaaaatacaagggaatGATGCAagaaataaagggtctcattgtaaggtagctCAAGAGAAATCCTTGTGTGTGCATTGTATCCGATGAAATCA containing:
- the LOC127084326 gene encoding uncharacterized protein LOC127084326, with the protein product MILKPQMIFLRKHVSVILLSLIVFLAITWNLTLVSASSGGVMGGSFFDSDSSSSESFTTESDSEYAKEHHHRHYVPSRDENGEVASGGRGPLLFFVIFAFGVFLVGFCNKDANGNAISVFKLQVGMLGETGCTIQRDLTRIAQTANTSSREGVSCLLKDTIQTLDQHHGYCTAGYSSVDHKRSKEDGEKYYNQLSNEERAKFDEETLVNLNNNNKTIRRSQSYDEYFPLDSDKTENFEKEKLLSGLGSKYIVITVLVAAKGAHKLPNINGAEDLKKVLQKLKSLISSKYLFAGEVLWSPQEEDEILSDRKLLKDYPQLAKSMKIFLDKKHE